The Kitasatospora albolonga nucleotide sequence GAAGACGGCGAGGCGGCGCAGGACGGCCCGTTCGGCCCCGTCCAGCAGCTCCCAGGACCAGTCGACGACCGCGCGCAGGGTCTGCTGGCGGGGCAGCACGGTCCGGCTGCCGCTGGTGAGGAGGCGGAAACGGTCGTCCAGCCGGTCGGCGATCTGGCGGGGGGTGAGCATCCGCAGCCGGGCGGCGGCCAGTTCGATGGCGAGCGGCAGCCCGTCGAGGCGGCGGCAGATCTCGGCGCAGGCGGCAGCGGTCTCCTCGTCGGCGTCGGTACGGAACCCGGGCCGGGCGGCGGCCCCGCGCTCGGCGAGGAGGCGGAGCGCCATCGGGTCGGGGAGCGGTTCGACGGGGCGCACGAACTCGCCCGGCACGCCGAGGGGTTCGCGGCTCGTCGCGAGGACGGTGAGCTGCGGGCAGTGGGTGAGGAGGTGGTCGGCGAGGGCGGCGGCCGCCTCGATCACATGCTCGCAGTTGTCCAGGAGGAGAAGCATGCGGCGCCGGGAGCAGTGCTCGGTGAGCCGTACGAGGGGGTCGCCGGTGTCGTGGTCGGCGGCGGCCCGCAGCTCCTCGGCCCCGGCGCCCCGGAGCACGGTCTCCCGGGCGCCGAGCGCGCTGAGGACGGCCTCGGGCACGGCGTCCGGATCGTCCACGGGGGCCAGCTCCGCCAGCCAGACCCCGTCGGGCCAGGCACCGGCGGCGGCCTCGGCGGTCTCCTGCGACAGCCGCGTCTTCCCCGCGCCACCGGGACCGAGGAGGGTGACGAGCCGGGTCCGGGTGAGGTCCTCCCGCAGCGCGGCCATGTCGGGCCCGCGCCCGACGAAGCTGGTGAGCCGCGCGCGGAGGTTGCCGGGCGGGGGCGGGGGGTCTGTGGGGGCGGAGGCCGGTGGCGGGCTTGTGGAGGTGGGGACCGCGGAGGCCGGTGGGGGGCCGGCGGCCAGGGCAGGTCGGGGTTCCTGGCGGTGCGCGCTTCCGTACGCGGCGGACCCGGGCCCGGACGCCTCGCGGCCGGGACCTCCGTACCCCGCCGGGGCGGGCCCGGTCTCCTGGTGGAGGAGTTCTCCGTACAGGCCGCGCAGTTCGGGCCCCGGGTCGGTGCCGAGGCGTTCGGAGAGTACGGTGCGGACCTCCTCGTACGCCGCCAGCGCCTCGGCCGTGCGGCCCGCGTCCCGCAGGGCCCTGACGCGCAGGGCCTGGAGCGGTTCGTCGAGCGGGTGGGCGGCGCAGAGCGCGGTCAGCTCCCACAGCGCCTCGTCCGCCCGGCCGAGGACGCGCAGTGCCTCCAGCCTGGCCCGCCGGGCGCCGAGCCTGCGGGACTCCAGGCGGGACGCGGGCGCCGTACGGTCGGGGAGGTCGGCGAGCGGGGCCCCGCCCCAGAGTGCGAGGGCCTCGTCAAGGACGGTGAGGGCCCTGTCCGCCTCCCCCTGCTCCAGGGCCCGGCTCCCCTCCCCCGCCAGCCGCTCGAAGCGGTGCAGGTCCACGGCGTCCGGTGCGGCGGCGAGCCGGTAGCCGCCCTCCACCGACTCGACGGCGCTCCGGCCCAGGGCCCGCCGCAGCCGCCCGACCAGGGCCTGGAGCGCGCCGGGGGCGTCGGCTGGCGGGTCGCCGTCCCACACCTCGTCCACGAGGGCCCCGGCCGGTACGGTCCGTCCGGGGCGCAGCGCGAGAACGGTGAGCAGGGCGCGCAGCCGCGCCCCGCCGAGGGCGACGGCCGTACCGTCGTCGCGGAGTGCCCGGGTGGTGCCGAGGATGCAGTAGCGCACGGGCCCATTGTCGTGGACGGCGGCGGGCGCCGTGTTGACCGGGTGGAACTCCTGCCCGGGTCCGCGTCGTTCCCGCCGTGTCGGCGTACGTGTCGGCGTACGTGTCGGCTCGGCGTACGTACGATGTCGCCGCCGTTCCCCACAGCCCCAGGAGTCGTGTGCCGATGACCACCACCGCAGCCACCCGCGGCGACCGGAGAATCAGCCCGGTCTTCCTCGGGATCGCCGCCGTCACCGCAGTCGCGGGCTGGGCCGTGTGGACGGGGACCGGCGGCGCCACCGGCTTCGCGGTCTTCCTCTTCGTCACCGGGGCGTGGATCGTCTCGCTCTGCCTCCACGAGTACGCCCACGCCCGCACGGCCCTGCACAGCGGGGACCTCTCGGTCGGGGCGAAGGGCTATCTGACGCTCAACCCGCTGAAGTACACGCACGCCCTGCTCAGCATCGTGCTGCCGGTCCTC carries:
- a CDS encoding AfsR family transcriptional regulator, translating into MRYCILGTTRALRDDGTAVALGGARLRALLTVLALRPGRTVPAGALVDEVWDGDPPADAPGALQALVGRLRRALGRSAVESVEGGYRLAAAPDAVDLHRFERLAGEGSRALEQGEADRALTVLDEALALWGGAPLADLPDRTAPASRLESRRLGARRARLEALRVLGRADEALWELTALCAAHPLDEPLQALRVRALRDAGRTAEALAAYEEVRTVLSERLGTDPGPELRGLYGELLHQETGPAPAGYGGPGREASGPGSAAYGSAHRQEPRPALAAGPPPASAVPTSTSPPPASAPTDPPPPPGNLRARLTSFVGRGPDMAALREDLTRTRLVTLLGPGGAGKTRLSQETAEAAAGAWPDGVWLAELAPVDDPDAVPEAVLSALGARETVLRGAGAEELRAAADHDTGDPLVRLTEHCSRRRMLLLLDNCEHVIEAAAALADHLLTHCPQLTVLATSREPLGVPGEFVRPVEPLPDPMALRLLAERGAAARPGFRTDADEETAAACAEICRRLDGLPLAIELAAARLRMLTPRQIADRLDDRFRLLTSGSRTVLPRQQTLRAVVDWSWELLDGAERAVLRRLAVFAGGCSLAAAEEVCALPAPADGVAVDSLEVAALLGSLVDKSLVVAAPGEDAEMRYRLLETVGEYAAERLVEAGERAAVERRHLVHYRELARTTGPMLRGAGQRAAIELFRREYENLRTALRHAVAAREEQEGLCLVLSLSWYWLMRDLNAEARQWSAAVAGLGPDPFAPPGVQAPSLLERTTDRPPPWVPEQVEEARRGVALIRLISSDRLLDEWQGQAGQERLRTITRTYRPGQPQTCRAPVSYWLFAFLLTGEVEELRELLDTTVRASREFGYEWELGAALEMRARILANRPDWAGEALADTDESLEIFVRLGDDWGAAEAHSSRGEAQERAGDFAAAAESYLAAVGHARALGALAQVAVLRARYAGALTELGRFEEAEAILRDIVEDGRFDSPEAVTVARLYWGFLLGHQGRVAEAREQLVLLRKDYESNMVAVFDGFVIGALAWLDNLDGAYASALDTALTALNSSRDRLSALMAPHAASMQLITMARALAGFDAPGAPETAARLLGLQAALLPPGYVVSAMDGRNLAEAERAVRARLDEEAYTTAYEEGGGLTLDEATALVETYRRDPSA